A stretch of Aedes aegypti strain LVP_AGWG chromosome 2, AaegL5.0 Primary Assembly, whole genome shotgun sequence DNA encodes these proteins:
- the LOC5568315 gene encoding uncharacterized protein LOC5568315, giving the protein MYFKSCEMDESFDRIVLTLAKRFAKYSKYFYVESGIAIHKDFHNYIAIFHQIESMESQLTIVEHRFSKEDYRHVTSRDDIFAKLQQSLPEGVQPPVHTKHVLILANHRETITEDDVEVVDQKELHMEYVSGHSQVLQNALRAARLDQEFGAQNIYEILLTHENSEKPLKELLISEKSEKSISKGTYYRLDPIAKNAMPLMELYESPRGTELGVFLIREAPRNYPLITLIQPVRELSDITAQTRFIVSDAVSFEAVCERCPTARCHEVIFREDYGLVYWQRSSGPTNDLAPFLSTAGVDHYELCIPPSHWLNVIYAERTSGKTEFLRFLEKEFRRVKPFGWVRMVDGEELRGIVELTVQDGLIKLGGVHTDRELEVLKIFMKGKQDMLLLIDHVDHLGNELVRFLKGLEELEGAVKVWIAAGPKTRNTIESNFPIVRHEFPVLDESEQATYLKIKIPNAPNDQVENMLDSARKQNLYDADGHPITHPYTGNVFHLQLLADVGLTEDQSKYEPELLEAFVMKHCPADRLEEIEKRCYETVVNDHCDPEVKHLCLYSTVVEYLAARYLAKHHEYVSLEVLRNHKYLGNLLDRIITKNCPLSRSVLNKNIDEVRANLDQYETAIDVLQRTPLHLCHEALLIAEVLITAVGINLEACCLLSNYTPLQMADERQDWQLVNLLINNGASTNFQNLRLRMMPSADLTKVLNDCIMYNFPDVIRWILDNRPDIRITQSTIYTISVYEEFDQELAFRILELAYDQDLPSREAPYRYMWGNTALHLAAYSNNLKLCRFLVEKLQFDVDAVDYSRNTVLHEATDVAVVKYLRSKSAKNIDQDTPMDEGESNEAPQDPQESVFFRACYSDNLDLVRNEVEREGWDPLKQEHGTYGLIRAAAWGSLPIVQYLYDAGFRDHLDLEDDTHYTALATAVRFENLEVVKFLVEKGADTSKIFDTPSNRELLKFMIDTFDFKPTVNFEGLAKLTIEELRETQFDYYTKDEYGKLFLHYYVEFHDNPEVLRFLLTKYDNVDLECEETGRTALHEALAAHNPKFVDVLLEAGADYRKRCSKSGQSVLHFAALAQDRRHLDLFLAKPDMDIDDRNNEGETIMFLLQAGSFALYQYLVDRYGLNVNAQDNLGQTKMHKAIISQSYFNLQDLEVLLREVGANQNITDHTGRLPLHYAVEYDNSKAVRLMQRYGYLGLHVKDQDGKSPWMLAEELNRDDILEIFRSL; this is encoded by the exons ATGTATTTCAAGAGTTGCGAAATGGACGAATCGTTCGACCGGATCGTGCTGACGCTGGCCAAAAG ATTCGCTAAATACTCCAAATATTTCTACGTCGAATCCGGCATCGCAATACACAAAGATTTCCATAACTATATCGCCATATTCCATCAAATCGAATCAATGGAATCGCAGTTGACCATCGTAGAACATCGTTTCAGTAAGGAAGATTATCGACATGTAACATCCAGGGACGATATTTTTGCAAAACTGCAGCAGAGCCTTCCCGAAGGAGTACAGCCACCTGTGCATACTAAACATGTCCTGATTCTTGCAAATCACCGAGAAACAATCACCGAAGACGACGTTGAAGTGGTAGACCAAAAAGAACTACACATGGAATATGTATCGGGCCATTCCCAAGTGCTACAGAATGCCTTACGAGCGGCACGACTTGATCAAGAATTCGGCGCTCAAAACATCTACGAAATTCTCCTCACTCACGAAAACTCCGAAAAACCTTTGAAAGAGCTGTTGATCTCTGAAAAATCCGAAAAATCCATTTCCAAAGGCACATACTACAGACTAGACCCCATCGCCAAGAACGCCATGCCCCTCATGGAGCTCTACGAGAGTCCCCGAGGCACCGAACTTGGAGTGTTCCTGATTCGAGAGGCTCCGCGCAACTATCCACTGATAACTCTCATCCAACCGGTTCGGGAACTCTCCGACATAACCGCCCAGACCCGATTCATCGTCAGTGACGCCGTATCGTTCGAAGCCGTTTGCGAACGATGTCCGACAGCCCGCTGCCATGAGGTCATCTTCCGCGAAGACTACGGATTGGTATACTGGCAGCGAAGTTCCGGCCCTACGAATGATCTGGCTCCGTTCTTGAGCACTGCAGGTGTGGACCACTACGAGCTGTGTATTCCCCCTTCCCATTGGTTGAACGTGATTTACGCCGAGCGAACTTCCGGAAAGACCGAGTTCTTGAGATTTCTTGAAAAGGAGTTCAGAAGAGTCAAACCTTTCGGATGGGTTCGGATGGTTGATGGTGAAGAATTGAGAGGGATTGTTGAGCTAACGGTGCAGGATGGGTTGATCAAACTTGGTGGGGTTCATACGGATCGAGAGTTGgaagttttaaagatttttatgaAAGGCAAACAAGACATGCTTCTGTTGATCGACCATGTGGATCATTTGGGTAATGAACTAGTACGATTCTTGAAAGGATTAGAAGAGCTTGAAGGAGCTGTAAAAGTTTGGATTGCTGCAGGACCGAAGACACGAAATACTATCGAATCGAACTTCCCGATCGTAAGACATGAATTTCCGGTATTGGATGAATCTGAGCAAGCAACATATCTGAAGATAAAGATACCAAATGCTCCAAACGATCAAGTGGAAAACATGCTGGACTCGGCCCGCAAACAGAATCTCTACGACGCTGATGGTCATCCCATAACACATCCATACACGGGAAATGTATTTCATCTTCAGTTGCTGGCAGATGTAGGTCTAACTGAAGATCAATCGAAATACGAGCCTGAACTGCTTGAAGCATTTGTAATGAAGCATTGTCCAGCCGATCGATTGGAAGAGATCGAGAAAAGGTGTTACGAAACAGTTGTGAACGATCACTGCGACCCGGAAGTGAAACATCTGTGTCTGTACTCAACTGTAGTAGAATACTTGGCGGCGAGATACCTCGCAAAGCACCACGAATACGTATCCCTGGAAGTTCTCCGCAATCACAAATACTTGGGGAACCTGCTTGATCGAATAATAACTAAGAACTGTCCACTTTCTAGATCAGTTCTGAACAAGAATATTGACGAAGTGCGAGCGAATCTTGATCAATACGAAACAGCAATAGACGTCCTTCAACGAACGCCCCTACATCTGTGCCATGAGGCTCTACTCATTGCGGAAGTTCTAATCACCGCTGTTGGAATCAACCTTGAAGCCTGTTGTCTCCTATCGAACTATACCCCTCTTCAGATGGCAGATGAACGTCAAGATTGGCAGCTAGTCAATTTGTTGATCAATAATGGTGCATCTACGAACTTCCAAAACCTTCGCCTTCGCATGATGCCATCTGCCGATTTGACAAAGGTTCTCAATGACTGCATCATGTACAATTTTCCGGACGTGATTCGATGGATTCTCGACAATCGCCCGGACATTCGGATAACACAATCAACTATCTACACGATCAGTGTCTACGAAGAGTTTGATCAAGAGTTAGCCTTCCGGATCCTGGAATTGGCATACGATCAAGATCTTCCTTCACGGGAAGCTCCCTATCGCTATATGTGGGGTAATACGGCACTTCACTTGGCAGCCTACAGCAATAACTTGAAGCTGTGCCGATTTTTGGTGGAAAAATTACAGTTCGACGTCGATGCAGTGGATTACAGCCGTAACACAGTTCTACACGAGGCTACTGACGTTGCAGTTGTGAAGTATCTACGGAGCAAGAGCGCCAAAAACATTGATCAAGATACGCCGATGGATGAAGGCGAATCGAACGAAGCCCCGCAAGATCCACAAGAATCGGTATTTTTTAGAGCATGCTATTCGGACAATCTGGATTTGGTTCGCAATGAAGTGGAACGTGAGGGATGGGACCCTTTGAAGCAAGAACATGGGACTTATGGGCTTATAAGAGCTGCTGCATGGGGGAGTCTTCCCATTGTCCAATATCTGTACGATGCTGGGTTCCGTGATCACTTGGACTTGGAGGATGATACGCACTATACGGCTTTAGCGACTGCCGTACGCTTCGAAAATCTTGAAGTAGTCAAGTTCCTTGTTGAAAAGGGAGCAGATACTAGTAAAATATTCGATACGCCTTCTAACCGTGAGCTGTTGAAATTCATGATTGATACCTTTGATTTCAAGCCGACTGTAAACTTTGAAGGTCTAGCTAAACTGACTATCGAAGAGCTACGCGAAACTCAGTTCGACTACTACACAAAGGACGAATATGGGAAGCTTTTCCTGCACTACTACGTCGAGTTTCACGATAATCCGGAAGTCTTGCGTTTCCTCCTAACCAAGTATGACAACGTAGACTTGGAATGTGAGGAAACTGGACGAACAGCGCTGCATGAAGCATTGGCAGCGCATAACCCGAAGTTTGTAGACGTGCTTCTGGAAGCTGGGGCTGACTATCGGAAACGTTGCAGTAAAAGCGGACAAAGCGTTTTACACTTCGCAGCATTGGCTCAAGATCGCCGTCATCTGGATCTGTTCCTAGCTAAACCTGACATGGATATAGATGACAGGAATAACGAAGGCGAAACAATTATGTTCTTACTGCAGGCGGGATCATTTGCACTGTATCAATATCTAGTTGATCGCTACGGCCTGAATGTGAACGCTCAGGATAACCTTGGTCAAACCAAAATGCATAAGGCGATCATTTCTCAGAGCTACTTCAATTTACAGGATTTGGAAGTACTATTGAGAGAAGTTGGTGCGAATCAGAACATAACCGATCACACGGGAAGACTTCCGCTGCATTATGCCGTGGAGTATGATAACAGTAAAGCTGTTCGCCTCATGCAGCGTTACGGTTACTTGGGGCTTCATGTGAAGGATCAAGATGGCAAAAGCCCCTGGATGCTGGCCGAGGAACTCAATCGTGATgatattttggagatttttagAAGTTTGTAG